One window of the Enterobacter huaxiensis genome contains the following:
- the nirD gene encoding nitrite reductase small subunit NirD: MSQWVNICNINDILPVTGVCALLGNEQVAIFRPRHDEQVFAISNIDPFFDASVLSRGLIAEHQGELWVASPLKKQRFRLSDGHCMEDESHSVKHYDARVKDGKVQLKA; encoded by the coding sequence ATGAGCCAGTGGGTAAACATCTGCAATATTAACGACATTCTGCCGGTAACCGGCGTCTGTGCGCTGCTGGGCAACGAGCAGGTTGCGATTTTCCGTCCTCGCCACGATGAACAGGTCTTTGCCATCAGCAATATCGACCCGTTCTTCGACGCCAGCGTGCTCTCTCGCGGCTTGATTGCGGAGCATCAGGGCGAACTGTGGGTTGCCAGCCCGCTGAAAAAGCAGCGTTTCCGCCTGAGCGACGGGCACTGCATGGAAGATGAGAGCCACTCTGTGAAGCACTACGACGCCCGCGTGAAGGACGGCAAGGTGCAGCTGAAGGCTTAA
- the nirB gene encoding nitrite reductase large subunit NirB, which translates to MSKVRLAIIGNGMVGHRFIEDLLDKADADRFDITVFCEEPRKAYDRVHLSSYFSHHTAEELSLVREGFYEKHGVKVLVGERAITINRQEKVIHSSAGRTVFYDKLIMATGSYPWIPPIKGSETQDCFVYRTIEDLKAIENCARRSRRGAVVGGGLLGLEAAGALKNLGVETHVIEFAPMLMAEQLDHMGGDQLRRKIESMGVKVHTSKNTKEIVQEGTEARKTMRFADGSELEVDFIVFSTGIRPRDKMATQCGLAVAQRGGIMINDSCQTSDPDIYAIGECASWNNRVYGLVAPGYKMAQVAVDHILGTENAFTGADMSTKLKLLGVDVGGIGDAHGRTPNSRSYVYLDESKEVYKRLIVSQDNKTLLGAVLVGDTSDFGNLLQLVLNAIELPENPDALILPAHASSGKPSIGVDKLPDSAQICSCFDVTKGMLISAINKGCHTVAALKAETKAGTGCGGCIPLVTQVLNAELAKQGIEVNNNLCEHFSYSRQELYHLIRVEGIRSFDELLAKHGQGYGCEVCKPTVGSLLASCWNEYVLTPEHTPLQDTNDNFLANIQKDGTYSVIPRSAGGEITPEGLVAVGRIAREYNLYTKITGSQRIGLFGAQKDDLPEIWRQLIEAGFETGHAYAKALRMAKTCVGSTWCRYGVGDSVGFGVELENRYKGIRTPHKMKFGVSGCTRECAEAQGKDVGIIATEKGWNLYVCGNGGMKPRHADLLAADLDHDTLIQYLDRFMMFYIRTADKLTRTASWLDNLEGGIDYLKSVIIDDKLGLNEQLEAEMARLRDAVICEWTETVNTPAAQTRFKHFINSTQRDPNVQVVAEREQHRPATPYERIPVTLVEENA; encoded by the coding sequence ATGAGCAAAGTCAGACTCGCTATCATCGGTAACGGCATGGTCGGCCACCGCTTTATTGAGGATCTTCTCGATAAAGCCGACGCTGACCGTTTCGACATTACCGTGTTCTGTGAAGAACCCCGCAAGGCGTACGACCGTGTGCACTTGTCTTCCTACTTCTCCCATCATACCGCCGAAGAGCTTTCTCTGGTGCGTGAAGGTTTCTATGAGAAGCATGGCGTAAAAGTGCTGGTGGGCGAACGCGCTATCACCATCAACCGTCAGGAAAAAGTGATCCACTCCAGCGCCGGGCGCACGGTTTTTTACGACAAGCTGATCATGGCGACTGGCTCATACCCGTGGATCCCGCCTATCAAAGGCTCGGAAACGCAGGATTGCTTTGTTTATCGTACCATTGAAGACCTGAAAGCCATCGAAAACTGCGCCCGTCGAAGCCGCCGCGGCGCGGTCGTCGGCGGCGGCCTGCTGGGCCTGGAAGCGGCAGGCGCGCTGAAAAACCTCGGCGTTGAAACCCACGTCATCGAATTTGCCCCGATGCTGATGGCTGAACAGCTGGACCACATGGGCGGTGACCAGCTGCGCCGTAAAATCGAAAGCATGGGCGTGAAGGTTCACACCAGCAAGAATACCAAAGAGATCGTTCAGGAAGGCACTGAAGCGCGTAAAACCATGCGCTTTGCCGACGGCAGCGAGCTGGAAGTCGACTTTATCGTCTTCTCCACCGGTATTCGCCCGCGCGATAAAATGGCCACCCAGTGCGGTCTGGCCGTGGCGCAGCGCGGCGGGATCATGATTAACGATTCCTGCCAGACCTCCGACCCGGATATCTACGCCATCGGCGAGTGCGCCAGCTGGAATAACCGCGTGTACGGCCTGGTGGCGCCGGGTTACAAAATGGCGCAGGTCGCCGTTGACCATATCCTCGGCACCGAAAACGCCTTTACCGGCGCAGACATGAGCACCAAGCTGAAGCTGCTGGGCGTCGACGTGGGCGGCATCGGCGATGCGCACGGTCGTACCCCGAACTCACGCAGCTACGTCTACCTCGACGAAAGCAAAGAGGTCTATAAACGCCTCATCGTCAGCCAGGACAACAAAACCCTGCTCGGCGCGGTACTGGTCGGGGATACCAGCGACTTCGGTAACCTGCTGCAGCTGGTGTTAAACGCCATCGAACTGCCGGAAAACCCGGACGCACTGATCCTCCCGGCCCACGCCTCCAGCGGCAAGCCGTCTATCGGCGTGGATAAACTGCCGGACAGCGCGCAGATTTGCTCCTGCTTCGACGTCACCAAGGGCATGCTGATTTCCGCCATCAACAAAGGCTGCCACACCGTTGCGGCACTGAAAGCGGAAACCAAAGCCGGTACCGGCTGCGGTGGCTGTATTCCGCTGGTGACTCAGGTGCTGAACGCCGAGCTGGCGAAACAGGGCATCGAAGTGAACAACAACCTGTGCGAGCACTTCTCCTACTCTCGCCAGGAGCTGTACCACCTGATCCGCGTGGAGGGCATCAGGTCCTTCGACGAACTGCTGGCGAAGCACGGCCAGGGCTACGGGTGTGAAGTGTGTAAACCGACCGTCGGTTCTCTGCTGGCCTCCTGCTGGAACGAGTACGTGCTCACGCCGGAACACACGCCGCTGCAGGACACTAACGACAACTTCCTGGCGAACATCCAGAAAGACGGAACTTACTCCGTGATCCCACGTTCTGCCGGTGGCGAAATTACCCCGGAAGGTCTGGTTGCGGTGGGCCGTATTGCACGTGAATACAACCTGTACACTAAAATCACCGGCTCCCAGCGTATCGGCCTGTTTGGTGCGCAGAAGGATGACCTGCCTGAAATCTGGCGTCAGCTGATTGAAGCGGGCTTCGAAACCGGTCACGCGTATGCCAAAGCGCTGCGTATGGCGAAAACCTGCGTGGGCAGCACCTGGTGCCGCTACGGCGTGGGCGACAGCGTGGGCTTCGGCGTTGAGCTGGAAAACCGCTACAAAGGTATTCGTACCCCGCACAAAATGAAGTTTGGCGTCTCCGGCTGTACCCGTGAATGTGCGGAAGCGCAGGGTAAAGACGTGGGGATCATCGCCACTGAAAAAGGCTGGAACCTGTACGTCTGCGGCAACGGCGGGATGAAGCCACGCCACGCGGACCTGCTGGCCGCGGATCTCGACCATGACACTCTGATTCAGTATCTCGACCGCTTCATGATGTTCTACATCCGTACCGCCGATAAGCTGACCCGTACCGCCTCCTGGCTGGACAACCTTGAAGGCGGCATCGACTACCTGAAGTCCGTCATCATCGACGACAAGCTGGGCCTGAACGAACAGCTGGAAGCCGAGATGGCTCGCCTGCGCGACGCGGTGATCTGCGAGTGGACCGAAACCGTGAACACCCCGGCGGCGCAGACGCGCTTCAAACACTTTATCAACAGCACCCAGCGCGACCCGAACGTGCAGGTAGTGGCAGAGCGCGAACAGCATCGTCCGGCGACACCTTATGAACGTATTCCGGTGACTCTGGTGGAGGAAAACGCATGA
- a CDS encoding cytosine deaminase — translation MSTTPLWLVQNVRLPGQEGLWQIAIENGRFGDVTPMDDTHVESYEVLNARGGLAIPPFIEPHIHLDTTQTAGEPNWNQSGTLFEGIERWAERKAQLSHEDVKARAWKTLKWQIANGIQFVRTHVDVSDPTLTALKAMLEVKQEVAPWVTLQIVAFPQEGILSYPNGAALLEEALKLGADVVGAIPHFEFTREYGVQSLHIAFELAKKYDRPLDIHCDEIDDEQSRFVETVATLAYEAGIGPRVTASHTTAMHSYNGAYTSRLFRLLKMSGINFVANPLVNIHLQGRFDDYPKRRGITRVKELQEAGINVCFGHDDVFDPWYPLGTGNMLQVLHMGLHVCQMMGYPQIDSGLNLITHNSARTFGLSDYGIEKGNPANLIILPAESGFEAVRCQVPVRWSIRQGRVIATTQLAQTWIQTDVGGEEVSFARNSPSAERKGA, via the coding sequence ATGTCTACCACACCGCTTTGGCTTGTTCAGAACGTTCGTTTACCGGGTCAGGAAGGGCTGTGGCAAATCGCCATTGAGAACGGTCGTTTTGGCGACGTTACGCCGATGGACGATACCCACGTCGAAAGCTACGAGGTGTTGAACGCGCGAGGGGGGCTGGCGATACCGCCGTTCATCGAGCCGCATATTCACTTAGACACAACCCAGACGGCCGGCGAGCCAAACTGGAACCAGTCCGGGACGCTGTTTGAAGGCATTGAGCGCTGGGCCGAGCGCAAGGCGCAGCTCAGCCATGAGGATGTGAAAGCCCGCGCGTGGAAGACCCTGAAGTGGCAAATCGCCAACGGCATTCAGTTCGTCCGCACCCATGTGGATGTCTCTGACCCTACGCTCACCGCGCTGAAGGCGATGCTGGAGGTGAAGCAGGAGGTTGCGCCGTGGGTCACGCTGCAGATTGTGGCGTTCCCTCAGGAGGGGATCCTCTCCTATCCGAACGGTGCGGCGCTGCTGGAAGAGGCGTTAAAGCTCGGGGCCGACGTGGTGGGGGCGATCCCGCACTTCGAGTTTACCCGCGAGTACGGCGTGCAGTCGCTGCATATCGCTTTTGAACTGGCGAAGAAATACGACCGCCCGCTGGATATCCACTGCGATGAAATCGACGACGAGCAGTCGCGCTTTGTCGAAACCGTTGCGACGCTGGCGTATGAAGCCGGCATCGGCCCGCGCGTGACCGCCAGCCACACCACCGCCATGCACTCCTACAACGGCGCCTATACCTCCCGCCTGTTCCGCCTGCTGAAGATGTCGGGCATCAACTTTGTCGCCAACCCGCTGGTGAACATTCATCTGCAGGGGCGCTTTGACGACTACCCGAAACGCCGCGGCATCACCCGCGTGAAAGAGCTGCAGGAGGCGGGTATTAACGTCTGCTTTGGTCATGACGATGTTTTTGACCCGTGGTACCCGCTCGGCACCGGCAACATGCTGCAGGTGCTGCATATGGGGCTACACGTGTGCCAGATGATGGGCTATCCGCAGATCGACAGCGGCCTGAACCTGATAACCCACAACAGCGCCCGAACCTTTGGCCTGAGCGATTACGGTATTGAGAAAGGAAATCCGGCGAATCTGATCATCCTGCCTGCGGAGAGCGGGTTTGAAGCGGTGCGCTGTCAGGTGCCGGTGCGCTGGTCGATTCGTCAGGGACGCGTGATCGCTACGACGCAGCTGGCGCAGACGTGGATCCAGACGGACGTCGGGGGAGAAGAGGTGAGCTTTGCCAGAAACAGCCCCTCTGCAGAGCGCAAAGGGGCGTAG
- the tsgA gene encoding MFS transporter TsgA, giving the protein MTNSNRIKLTWISFFSYALTGALVIVTGMVMGNIADYFQLPVSSMSNTFTFLNAGILISIFLNAWLMEIVPLKTQLRFGFVLMVAAVAGLMLSHSIALFSAAMFVLGLVSGITMSIGTFLITHMYEGRQRGARLLFTDSFFSMAGMIFPMVAAVLLARSIEWYWVYACIGLVYVAIFILTFGCDFPVLGKKAQTTAEPVAKEKWGIGVLFLSVAALCYILGQLGFISWVPEYAKGLGMSLNDAGQLVSDFWMSYMFGMWAFSFILRFFDLQRILTVLAGLATVLMYLFINGSPEHMPWFILTLGFFSSAIYTSIITLGSLQTKVASPKLVNFVLTCGTIGTMLTFVVTGPIVAHSGPLAALHTANGLYAVVFIMCFVLGFVTRHRQHNAAAASH; this is encoded by the coding sequence ATGACTAACAGCAATCGCATCAAGCTCACATGGATCAGCTTCTTCTCCTACGCCCTGACCGGCGCGTTGGTGATCGTCACCGGGATGGTGATGGGAAATATCGCAGACTACTTCCAGCTGCCCGTTTCCAGCATGAGTAACACTTTCACCTTCCTCAACGCGGGGATCCTGATCTCTATCTTCCTGAATGCCTGGCTGATGGAAATTGTCCCTCTGAAAACCCAGCTGCGCTTTGGCTTTGTGCTCATGGTCGCCGCCGTGGCGGGCCTGATGCTGAGCCACAGCATCGCCTTGTTCTCCGCCGCCATGTTCGTGCTGGGCCTGGTCAGCGGGATCACCATGTCGATCGGGACGTTCCTGATTACGCACATGTACGAAGGCCGCCAGCGCGGTGCGCGCCTGCTGTTTACCGACTCCTTCTTCAGCATGGCCGGTATGATCTTCCCAATGGTCGCCGCCGTTCTGCTGGCCCGCAGCATTGAGTGGTACTGGGTGTATGCCTGCATTGGCCTGGTCTACGTGGCGATCTTTATTCTGACCTTCGGCTGTGACTTCCCGGTGCTGGGCAAGAAAGCGCAAACTACCGCAGAGCCCGTTGCGAAAGAAAAGTGGGGCATCGGCGTGCTGTTCCTCTCCGTTGCCGCCCTGTGCTACATCCTCGGTCAGCTGGGCTTTATCTCCTGGGTGCCGGAATACGCAAAAGGTCTGGGCATGAGCCTGAACGACGCGGGCCAGCTGGTGAGTGATTTCTGGATGTCCTACATGTTCGGCATGTGGGCGTTTAGCTTCATCCTGCGCTTCTTCGACCTGCAGCGCATTCTGACCGTGCTGGCGGGGCTGGCAACCGTGCTGATGTACCTGTTCATCAACGGTTCGCCGGAGCATATGCCGTGGTTCATTCTGACTCTGGGCTTTTTCTCCAGCGCGATTTACACCTCTATCATTACGCTGGGTTCGCTGCAGACCAAAGTCGCCTCGCCGAAGCTGGTTAACTTCGTCCTGACCTGCGGCACCATCGGCACCATGCTGACCTTCGTGGTCACTGGCCCGATCGTGGCCCACAGCGGCCCGCTGGCGGCGCTGCATACCGCTAACGGTCTGTACGCCGTGGTGTTCATCATGTGCTTCGTTCTGGGCTTCGTGACCCGCCACCGTCAGCACAACGCGGCAGCGGCGTCTCACTAA
- the ppiA gene encoding peptidylprolyl isomerase A produces MLKSTLAAVAAVFALSAVSPAALAAKGDPHVLLTTSAGNIELELNSQKAPVSVKNFLDYVNSGFYNNTTFHRVIPGFMVQGGGFNEQMQQKQPNPPIKNEADNGLLNKRGTISMARTADKDSATSQFFLNVADNAFLDHGQRDFGYAVFGKIVKGMDVADKISQVPTHDVGPYQNVPSKPVVILSAKVLP; encoded by the coding sequence ATGCTCAAATCAACACTGGCGGCTGTCGCAGCTGTGTTTGCTCTTTCTGCCGTTTCCCCTGCTGCGCTGGCAGCAAAGGGTGACCCTCACGTCTTGCTGACCACCTCCGCCGGGAACATTGAGCTGGAACTGAACAGCCAGAAAGCCCCTGTTTCTGTGAAAAACTTCCTCGACTACGTGAACAGCGGGTTTTACAACAACACCACGTTCCACCGCGTGATCCCAGGCTTTATGGTGCAGGGCGGCGGTTTTAACGAGCAGATGCAGCAGAAGCAGCCTAACCCGCCAATCAAGAACGAAGCCGACAACGGCCTGCTGAACAAGCGTGGCACCATCTCAATGGCGCGTACCGCGGATAAAGACAGCGCGACCAGTCAGTTCTTCCTGAACGTGGCGGATAACGCCTTCCTCGACCACGGTCAGCGCGATTTCGGTTACGCCGTTTTCGGTAAGATTGTGAAAGGAATGGACGTGGCCGACAAGATTTCTCAGGTGCCTACCCACGATGTCGGTCCGTACCAGAATGTGCCGTCAAAACCGGTCGTTATCCTCTCCGCAAAAGTATTGCCGTAA
- a CDS encoding putative adenosine monophosphate-protein transferase Fic has protein sequence MKKLTDKQKSRLWEQQRNVNFQASCLLEKGKGPAEPQIESLELGPSAPGLPHLCLIHRHLYRREMKQAGELRTADISKGDIPFCHFEYIEKMGNDLMEALEYDKYLVGLSKAEFTDRISHYYCEINMLHPFMSGNGISQRIFFEQLAIHAGYVLDWRDIDPAQWVAANQSGAMGELTALNAIFAKVVSEARESE, from the coding sequence GTGAAAAAACTCACCGACAAGCAAAAATCCCGTCTCTGGGAACAACAGCGTAACGTCAATTTTCAGGCCAGCTGTCTCCTTGAAAAAGGTAAGGGTCCCGCAGAACCTCAAATTGAGTCGCTGGAACTGGGGCCTTCTGCACCTGGGTTACCCCATCTGTGCCTCATTCACCGCCACTTATACCGCAGAGAGATGAAGCAGGCTGGCGAACTCCGCACCGCCGATATTTCTAAGGGCGACATTCCTTTTTGTCATTTCGAGTATATCGAGAAGATGGGTAACGACCTGATGGAAGCCCTGGAATACGACAAATATCTGGTCGGCCTTAGCAAAGCAGAATTTACAGACCGGATAAGCCATTACTATTGTGAAATCAATATGCTGCATCCTTTTATGAGCGGTAACGGCATTTCCCAGCGGATCTTCTTTGAACAGCTGGCGATCCACGCCGGTTACGTGCTGGACTGGCGTGATATCGATCCCGCGCAGTGGGTAGCGGCCAACCAGAGCGGTGCGATGGGTGAGCTAACCGCGCTGAACGCTATCTTTGCCAAAGTAGTGAGCGAAGCGCGGGAATCTGAGTAG
- the pabA gene encoding aminodeoxychorismate synthase component 2, whose product MILLIDNYDSFTWNLYQYFCELGAEVVVRRNDEITLADIETLAPQKIVISPGPCTPSESGISLDAIRQYAGTLPILGVCLGHQAIAQVFGATIVRAAKVMHGKTSPVMHAGTGVFTGLNNPLTVTRYHSLVIDPPTLPACFEVTAWSETQEIMGIRHQEWDLEGVQFHPESILSEQGHQLLANFLNR is encoded by the coding sequence ATGATTCTGCTGATTGATAACTACGATTCCTTCACCTGGAACCTTTACCAGTATTTCTGCGAGCTGGGCGCTGAGGTGGTCGTTCGCCGCAACGATGAGATAACCCTGGCAGATATCGAGACGCTGGCTCCGCAGAAAATTGTGATCTCACCGGGCCCCTGCACGCCGTCGGAGTCCGGTATCTCGCTTGATGCGATCCGCCAGTATGCAGGCACGCTGCCGATTCTGGGGGTCTGCCTCGGCCATCAGGCTATTGCTCAGGTCTTTGGCGCCACCATCGTGCGTGCCGCGAAAGTCATGCACGGCAAAACGTCACCGGTTATGCACGCCGGTACGGGCGTCTTCACAGGGTTAAATAATCCGTTAACCGTGACCCGCTACCATTCTCTGGTGATCGACCCGCCAACCCTGCCCGCGTGCTTTGAGGTGACCGCCTGGAGCGAGACGCAGGAGATCATGGGGATTCGCCATCAAGAGTGGGACCTGGAGGGCGTCCAGTTCCACCCGGAAAGTATTCTCAGCGAGCAGGGACATCAGCTGCTGGCGAATTTCCTCAATCGCTGA
- the argD gene encoding bifunctional acetylornithine/succinyldiaminopimelate transaminase, producing MATEQPAITRATFDEVILPIYAPAEFIPVKGKGSRVWDQEGKEYVDFAGGIAVTALGHCHPALVEALKTQGETLWHTSNVFTNEPALRLGRKIIDATFAERVLFMNSGTEANETAFKLARFYATTRHSPYKTKIIAFHNAFHGRSFFTVSVGGQPKYSDGFGPKPADIIHVPFNDLHAVKAVMDDHTCAVVVEPIQGEGGVTAATPEFLKGLRELCDEHQALLVFDEVQCGMGRTGDLFAYMHYGVTPDILTSAKALGGGFPVSAVLTTQEIASAFHVGSHGSTYGGNPLASAVAGAAFDIINTPEVLNGVSAKRELFEKHLQQINDEYDVFSEIRGMGLLIGAELKPQYKGRARDFLHAAAHEGVMVLNAGPDVMRFAPSLVVEEKDIEDGLSRFAAAVEKIVKS from the coding sequence ATGGCAACTGAACAACCAGCAATTACCCGCGCGACATTCGATGAAGTCATTCTGCCGATTTATGCACCGGCTGAGTTTATTCCTGTAAAAGGGAAGGGCAGCCGCGTCTGGGATCAGGAAGGCAAAGAGTACGTAGATTTCGCGGGCGGCATTGCGGTGACGGCGCTGGGTCATTGCCATCCTGCGCTGGTGGAGGCCCTTAAAACCCAGGGCGAAACCCTGTGGCACACCAGCAACGTGTTCACCAACGAGCCGGCGCTGCGTCTGGGACGTAAGATCATCGATGCCACCTTCGCCGAGCGCGTGCTGTTTATGAACTCCGGCACCGAAGCCAACGAAACCGCCTTCAAGCTGGCCCGCTTCTACGCAACAACGCGCCACAGCCCGTACAAAACCAAAATCATCGCCTTCCATAACGCTTTCCACGGACGCTCGTTCTTTACCGTTTCCGTTGGCGGCCAGCCGAAATACTCCGACGGCTTTGGGCCTAAGCCTGCTGATATCATCCACGTGCCGTTTAACGATCTGCACGCGGTGAAAGCGGTGATGGATGACCACACCTGCGCGGTCGTCGTTGAGCCGATTCAGGGCGAAGGCGGCGTAACGGCGGCGACGCCGGAATTCCTGAAAGGGCTGCGCGAACTGTGTGACGAGCATCAGGCGCTGCTGGTGTTTGATGAAGTGCAGTGCGGCATGGGGCGCACCGGCGATCTGTTCGCCTATATGCACTACGGCGTGACGCCGGACATTTTGACCAGCGCGAAAGCCCTCGGCGGCGGCTTCCCGGTCAGCGCGGTGCTGACCACCCAGGAGATCGCCTCCGCGTTCCACGTGGGTTCTCACGGCTCCACCTACGGCGGTAACCCGCTGGCGAGCGCCGTGGCGGGCGCCGCGTTCGATATCATTAACACCCCGGAGGTGCTGAACGGCGTTAGCGCGAAGCGTGAGCTGTTCGAGAAGCATCTACAGCAGATTAACGATGAATATGATGTTTTCAGCGAGATCCGCGGCATGGGGCTGCTGATTGGCGCGGAGCTGAAGCCGCAGTACAAAGGCCGCGCGCGCGATTTCCTGCACGCTGCCGCGCACGAAGGGGTCATGGTACTTAACGCCGGACCGGACGTGATGCGCTTTGCGCCGTCGCTGGTGGTGGAAGAGAAAGATATTGAAGACGGGTTAAGCCGTTTTGCCGCGGCGGTCGAGAAGATCGTAAAAAGCTAA
- a CDS encoding YccS/YhfK family putative transporter, translating to MWRRLIYHPEVNYALRQTLVLCLPVAVGLILGHLQQGLLFSLVPACCNIAGLDTPHKRFFKRLIIGGCLFAGCSLAVQLLLARDIPLPLILTVLAMTLGVTAEISSLHARLLPASLIAAIFTLSLAGNMPVWEPLLIYALGTLWYGLFNWFWFWLWREQPLRESLSLLYVQLADYCEAKYTLLTQHTDPEKSLPPLLARQQKVVDLISQCYQQLHMLAANKNHGYKRLLRTFQVGLDLQEHISVSLHHPEEVQKLVERSHAEAVIRWNAQTVSARLRVLADDILYHRYPTRFNMEKQLGALEKIARQHPENPVGQFAAWHFSRIARVLRTQRPLYPRDLMADKQKRLPLLPALKSYLSLKSAALRNAARISVMLSVASLMGMALHLPKPYWILMTVLLVTQNGYGATRVRIFHRAGGTLAGLIIAGATLHFHVPEGYTLVGMLAITMMSYLIIRKNYGWATVGFTVTAVYTLQLLTLNGDQFIIARLVDTLIGCLIAFGGMVWLWPQWQSGLLRQNAHDALEADQQAIRLILSDDPKPSPLAYQRMKVNQAHNALFNSLNQAMQEPGFNSHYLADMKLWVTHSQFIVEHINAMTTLAREHTMLTPDLAQRYLQSCEIALQRCQQRLEYDAPGESGDSNILEAPETLTHGPMSTLEQHLQRVLGHLNTMHTISSVAWRQRPHHGIWLTRVLKRTEY from the coding sequence ATGTGGCGCAGGCTGATCTATCACCCGGAAGTTAACTACGCACTGCGACAAACGTTGGTGTTGTGCCTTCCCGTGGCCGTCGGCCTGATCCTCGGACATCTTCAGCAAGGCCTGCTGTTTTCCCTCGTTCCCGCCTGCTGCAACATCGCCGGTCTGGACACGCCGCATAAACGCTTTTTTAAACGCCTGATTATCGGTGGCTGCCTGTTCGCCGGCTGTAGCCTCGCCGTACAGCTCCTGCTCGCCCGCGATATTCCGCTGCCGCTGATCCTGACCGTGCTGGCGATGACGCTGGGCGTGACGGCGGAGATCAGTTCGCTTCACGCTCGCCTGCTGCCCGCCTCGCTGATCGCCGCCATCTTCACCCTTAGCCTCGCCGGCAACATGCCGGTGTGGGAACCGCTGCTCATCTACGCCCTCGGCACGCTGTGGTACGGGCTGTTTAACTGGTTCTGGTTCTGGCTATGGCGGGAGCAGCCGCTGCGTGAATCCCTTAGCCTGCTCTACGTGCAGCTTGCCGACTACTGCGAAGCAAAGTATACCCTGCTCACCCAGCACACCGACCCGGAGAAATCGTTGCCGCCTCTGCTCGCCCGTCAGCAAAAGGTGGTCGATTTAATCAGCCAGTGCTATCAGCAGCTACACATGCTTGCCGCCAATAAAAACCATGGCTATAAGCGGCTGCTGCGCACCTTCCAGGTGGGGCTGGACCTGCAGGAGCACATCTCCGTAAGCCTGCATCATCCGGAGGAGGTGCAAAAGCTGGTCGAGCGCAGCCACGCCGAAGCGGTGATCCGCTGGAATGCCCAGACGGTATCGGCGCGTCTGCGCGTGCTGGCTGATGATATTCTCTATCACCGCTACCCCACGCGCTTCAACATGGAAAAACAGCTCGGCGCGCTGGAGAAAATCGCCCGTCAGCACCCGGAAAACCCGGTCGGCCAGTTTGCCGCCTGGCACTTTAGCCGCATCGCGCGCGTGCTGCGTACCCAGCGGCCGCTTTACCCGCGTGACCTGATGGCCGATAAGCAAAAACGCCTGCCGCTGCTGCCCGCGCTTAAAAGCTATCTGTCACTGAAATCTGCCGCGCTGCGTAACGCCGCGCGGATAAGCGTGATGCTGAGCGTCGCCAGCCTGATGGGCATGGCGCTGCACCTGCCGAAGCCCTACTGGATCTTAATGACCGTGCTGCTCGTGACGCAAAACGGCTACGGCGCCACGCGGGTGCGCATTTTCCACCGGGCTGGCGGAACCTTAGCCGGACTGATTATTGCCGGCGCCACGCTGCACTTCCACGTGCCGGAAGGCTATACGCTGGTGGGGATGCTGGCGATCACGATGATGAGCTATTTGATTATCCGCAAAAACTACGGCTGGGCGACGGTGGGCTTTACGGTCACGGCGGTGTACACCCTGCAGCTGCTCACGCTCAACGGCGATCAATTCATTATTGCCCGCCTGGTCGATACCCTGATTGGCTGCCTGATTGCCTTCGGCGGCATGGTCTGGCTGTGGCCGCAGTGGCAAAGTGGATTACTGAGGCAAAACGCCCACGACGCGCTGGAAGCGGATCAGCAGGCTATTCGTCTCATCCTGAGCGACGATCCGAAGCCTTCCCCGCTGGCCTACCAGCGCATGAAGGTCAACCAGGCGCACAACGCCCTGTTCAACTCGCTCAACCAGGCGATGCAGGAGCCGGGCTTTAACTCGCACTATCTGGCGGACATGAAGCTGTGGGTCACCCACAGCCAGTTTATCGTCGAGCATATTAACGCCATGACCACGCTGGCGCGCGAGCACACCATGCTGACGCCGGACCTGGCGCAGCGCTATTTGCAGTCGTGTGAAATTGCCCTGCAGAGGTGTCAGCAGCGTCTGGAGTATGACGCACCGGGTGAGTCCGGGGATTCGAATATTCTGGAAGCGCCGGAAACGCTCACCCACGGGCCGATGAGCACGCTGGAGCAGCACCTGCAGCGCGTTCTGGGGCATCTGAACACCATGCACACCATTTCGTCGGTGGCGTGGCGTCAGCGCCCGCATCACGGCATTTGGTTAACGCGCGTGTTAAAGCGAACCGAGTATTAG